A genomic stretch from Leptodactylus fuscus isolate aLepFus1 chromosome 10, aLepFus1.hap2, whole genome shotgun sequence includes:
- the LOC142183601 gene encoding interferon-induced protein with tetratricopeptide repeats 5-like, whose product MSGSQKGALKVRLLQLKCHFTWKLLLRDTDPEELEGRLYDQLTFLVTKNKYMVYNLLAYVMHLKRDYTKAIENLQKAEELIKENNPDGTDQKYLVTYANYAWVFYYLNQYEDAQKYIEKVEKICKELKDKPDVSEIYGEKAWSLLKFCGQYYEDAKQCFEKALELEPEDPEWITGYATVVYRLEKFNGRYCPASKCKSLDLLKRAVEKNPNDAVVKALLALKLQDLDRTDEGRPYIEEAIKQAPNLPYLLRYVSMFYRRAGMIDEALRVLKTALDLIPNSGFLHHQVGICYRQKYLNQENQRHGNPYRGQTEARELNDLIQNAIFHFEKTLKFKKAFVYAYVDLANMYCEAKEYQKAEDTFRAVMAFTTLIEEEKQQIYYNYGKFKEYHMKSEAEAIDYYKKSLQFPILRRERECVEKSLKRISSKKIRNNLHDAEGFALLGFVHKTKGERNEAIDCYEKALKYDPYNEEYVSELCELKLMI is encoded by the exons ATGAG TGGGTCACAAAAGGGGGCACTCAAGGTGCGTTTACTacaactaaaatgtcactttacttGGAAACTTCTTTTAAGGGACACAGACCCCGAAGAACTAGAAGGAAGATTATATGACCAGTTGACATTTCTTGTGACCAAGAACAAATACATGGTGTACAATCTACTGGCCTATGTGATGCATCTGAAAAGAGACTACACAAAGGCAATTGAAAATTTGCAAAAAGCAGAAGAATTGATTAAAGAGAACAATCCAGATGGGACTGATCAAAAATATTTGGTGACATATGCAAACTATGCATGGGTGTTCTACTACTTAAACCAGTATGAAGATGCTcaaaaatacatagaaaaagTAGAGAAGATTTGTAAAGAACTAAAAGATAAACCAGACGTATCTGAAATCTATGGAGAGAAGGCCTGGTCACTGTTAAAATTTTGTGGACAATACTATGAAGATGCAAAACAATGCTTTGAGAAGGCTTTGGAGCTAGAGCCAGAAGATCCTGAGTGGATCACTGGATATGCAACAGTGGTCTATAGACTGGAAAAATTCAATGGCAGATATTGCCCTGCTTCAAAATGTAAATCACTGGATCTACTGAAACGTGCAGTAGAGAAGAATCCAAATGATGCCGTGGTGAAGGCTCTTCTGGCATTGAAGCTGCAAGACCTGGATAGAACTGATGAGGGAAGACCATATATTGAAGAAGCCATAAAACAAGCCCCAAACCTTCCATATTTACTCCGTTATGTTTCAATGTTTTACAGGAGAGCTGGGATGATAGATGAGGCCTTGCGTGTCCTAAAAACTGCATTAGATCTCATCCCAAATTCTGGATTTCTACATCACCAAGTTGGAATATGTTATAGGCAAAAGTATCTCAATCAAGAAAATCAGAGACATGGAAACCCTTATAGAGGACAAACAGAGGCAAGAGAATTAAATGACCTTATCCAGAATGCCATCTTCCATTTTGAAAAGACGCTGAAGTTCAAGAAAGCATTTGTGTATGCTTATGTAGACTTGGCCAATATGTACTGTGAAGCAAAGGAATATCAAAAAGCAGAAGACACATTTAGAGCCGTTATGGCATTTACTACTCTCATAGAAGAGGAGAAGCAGCAGATCTACTACAATTAtggaaaattcaaagaatatcaCATGAAGTCTGAAGCTGAAGCCATCGACTACTATAAAAAGAGTCTGCAGTTTCCAATACTGAGACGAGAGAGAGAATGTGTTGAAAAGTCTCTAAAACGAATTTCTTCAAAGAAGATTAGGAACAATCTTCACGATGCTGAGGGTTTTGCCTTGCTTGGCTTTGTCCATAAGACTAAAGGAGAAAGGAATGAAGCAATTGATTGTTACGAAAAAGCCTTAAAATATGATCCTTACAATGAAGAATATGTGAGCGAACTCTGTGAGCTGAAGCTGATGATATGA